TCGCGTGTAATAATCTCCTGAATAGAAAGAGCTGGAAATGGAAAAATTATGATGGAAAATGGCAAAGTTGTGAAAGTTCTACCCATTAATTCGGAGATGCTTCCTGACGTCAGCATGACAGGTAGGGGGAGGGTTTTGCTTTTTAATAAAGGGGTTAGAACCAGCTCCCCTTTTGAAGCTCACTATTAGATTCCGGTTAAAATAAATAAGCCGGAGTATAAGAGCAGATAAACTGCTATACACTCCGGCTTAATGACCCAACCTAAACTAAACTAAACTAATCTATATTGTCATGCAAAAATGAATTTCTTTTATCTAAAGAAGGTCCGTTTTCATCATCGTCCTGATCAATTGAAAACTTGGAATAATCATTTTGAGAAGATTTGTAGCTTTCATCGTCAAAATTCATTTTTTTTCGCTTGAAAGCAGGCTCCGTTTCATAATCTTCCACTTTGGCTTCATTTGACATCAGTTTCATGCTCAAACTCTTAAGTTTGCTCTTTCTTTCTGATATTCCACTTAGACCCGAATATCTTTCTTCAGGTTTTGCTTCTGAATGTTCCGGTTCCGGGCTTTCCTCTTCTTCCGTTTTTTCGGTGTTTTCAACTTCTTTTACCTTAAACAGGTCGTCAGATTCCGATTCATTTTCATCATCATCTCCAAACATGTTTCTTTCGTTAAAGTCATTTTCATCATCATCACTTGTAGAAAAATCATGAGCGTCATTTTCTATATCTAAATCAAGTTTGATCTGACTTTCATCTGCTTCTGATTTGGTTCTTTTTTTAGGGGAATACCTGTTTTCATTTTGATTTTCATCTTCATCTTCTAAATCCAAAATAACTTTTTCATTTTCTACTGGTTTTTTGGTTTTTACATTTCTGTTTTCGGCAAAACCTGTTGCAATAACAGTTACACTTAGTTGATCACCCATGTTTTCGTCAGTGCAAAGCCCCATTATAAAATCAGAAGAGCCTGTTAGTTTTTCAATATACTCCGTAATCTGATCGATTTCCTCCAGTTTTTCCTGTTGACTTCCCGTAGTAATATTTAATAAAATATTCTTAGCACCCTTGATGTTG
The Chitinophagaceae bacterium genome window above contains:
- the ftsZ gene encoding cell division protein FtsZ, with the translated sequence MEFNLPKDQSSIIKVIGVGGGGCNAVNYMYNQGIQGVNFVICNTDAQSLEDSPIPNQIQLGPELTEGLGAGSRPEVGRKAAEESIREIKDILEKKTKMVFITTGLGGGTGTGAAPVIAQTAKDMGILTVSIVTTPFKFEGKRKLEQAMEGLEELKRNSDAHIIISNERLKEIYNKMTRSEAFSQADNILAIAAKSISEIITIKGNINVDFADVEYVMRDSGLAIMGSAIAEGENRAIEAVEKALSSPLLSENNIKGAKNILLNITTGSQQEKLEEIDQITEYIEKLTGSSDFIMGLCTDENMGDQLSVTVIATGFAENRNVKTKKPVENEKVILDLEDEDENQNENRYSPKKRTKSEADESQIKLDLDIENDAHDFSTSDDDENDFNERNMFGDDDENESESDDLFKVKEVENTEKTEEEESPEPEHSEAKPEERYSGLSGISERKSKLKSLSMKLMSNEAKVEDYETEPAFKRKKMNFDDESYKSSQNDYSKFSIDQDDDENGPSLDKRNSFLHDNID